The following are from one region of the Sandaracinus amylolyticus genome:
- a CDS encoding prolyl oligopeptidase family serine peptidase, with amino-acid sequence MSWLQDLNARARAAGATTDTLHGVAIEDPYRALESESDITREWIDRQTARSREALASWSRADIADRIREVLAIGTISGGAIAGDVVLYSRRDADREQPALFAQSLSRTGAPSGEPRMLVDPQTYGERAALDWYYLSPNGRYLAFGISDNGDERSTLRVVEVATGTVLPDVIPHTKWSTVGWLHAEDGFYYRRYPREGEPDYDASQPDSYHPRVFFHRLGDDPASDVLVYSPPNGTDFPDANVSEDDRWVVIGNFRGWSQSDVYLLDRGAQRANRVVAPDASHPLVTVVAGEEHLTSGRVHRGRLYMTTNIDAPRYRIVGVDPARAADRAAWADVVPQGDSAIEGWTIVGDRIAMHVIDDVRSRVRVFRLDGRADGEIELPGRGEVGSLDGDPRTGRLVLGFSSPVHAPAMHLWTARGRDLVQLAAIDVPIDLSELELTQERVPSRDGTPINVHLLHRRGLERNGQTPVLLNGYGGFNVSLLPGFQRSALYWASRGGVFAVANLRGGGEFGEDWHRAGNLANKERVFEDMESVIRWLSSSGISRPDRIAITGGSNGGLLMGAMITRAPDAFAAAASYVGLYDMVRYHRFPPAELWISEYGSSDDATQLQWLMGYSPYHRVQEGARLPAILIETADHDTRVHWGHSTKFAARLQESTGEADPRVWFYREQLVGHGAGTRLSDLVSRYTRLYAFVEHALGLESEASE; translated from the coding sequence ATGAGCTGGCTCCAGGATCTGAATGCGCGCGCGCGCGCCGCGGGCGCGACCACCGACACGCTGCACGGCGTGGCCATCGAAGATCCCTATCGAGCGCTGGAGTCGGAGTCCGACATCACGCGCGAGTGGATCGATCGCCAGACTGCGCGCTCGCGCGAGGCCCTGGCGTCGTGGTCGCGCGCCGACATCGCGGATCGCATCCGCGAGGTGCTCGCGATCGGGACGATCTCGGGGGGCGCGATCGCGGGCGACGTCGTCCTCTACTCGCGTCGCGACGCCGATCGCGAGCAGCCCGCGCTCTTCGCGCAGTCGCTCTCGCGCACCGGCGCGCCGAGCGGCGAGCCGCGGATGCTGGTCGATCCGCAGACGTACGGAGAGCGCGCGGCGCTCGATTGGTACTACCTCTCTCCGAACGGCCGCTATCTCGCGTTCGGCATCTCGGACAACGGCGACGAGCGCAGCACGCTGCGCGTCGTCGAGGTCGCGACGGGCACGGTGCTCCCCGACGTGATCCCGCACACGAAGTGGTCGACCGTCGGATGGCTGCACGCCGAGGACGGCTTCTACTACCGTCGATATCCGCGCGAGGGTGAGCCCGACTACGACGCTTCGCAGCCGGACTCCTATCATCCGCGCGTCTTCTTCCATCGCCTCGGCGACGATCCCGCGAGCGACGTGCTCGTCTACTCGCCTCCGAACGGGACCGATTTTCCCGATGCGAACGTGAGCGAGGACGACCGCTGGGTCGTCATCGGCAACTTCCGCGGTTGGTCGCAGTCGGACGTGTACCTGCTCGATCGCGGTGCGCAGCGTGCCAATCGAGTCGTCGCGCCCGACGCGTCGCACCCGCTGGTCACGGTGGTCGCGGGCGAGGAGCACCTCACGTCGGGGCGCGTCCATCGCGGGCGCCTCTACATGACGACGAACATCGATGCACCGCGTTATCGCATCGTGGGCGTCGATCCCGCGCGCGCCGCGGATCGTGCCGCGTGGGCCGATGTCGTCCCGCAGGGCGACAGCGCGATCGAGGGCTGGACGATCGTCGGTGATCGCATCGCGATGCACGTGATCGACGACGTGCGCTCGCGGGTGCGCGTGTTCCGGCTCGACGGTCGCGCAGACGGCGAGATCGAATTGCCGGGGCGCGGAGAGGTCGGCAGCCTCGACGGCGATCCGCGCACCGGGCGGCTCGTGCTCGGGTTCTCGAGCCCCGTGCACGCGCCCGCGATGCACCTGTGGACCGCGCGTGGGCGCGACCTCGTGCAGCTCGCCGCGATCGACGTGCCGATCGATCTCTCGGAGCTCGAGCTGACGCAGGAGCGCGTGCCCTCGCGCGACGGCACCCCGATCAACGTGCACCTGCTCCATCGTCGCGGCCTCGAGCGCAACGGGCAGACGCCCGTGCTGCTCAACGGCTACGGCGGATTCAACGTGTCGTTGCTGCCCGGGTTCCAGCGCAGCGCGCTCTACTGGGCGTCGCGCGGCGGCGTGTTCGCGGTCGCGAACCTGCGCGGTGGGGGCGAGTTCGGCGAGGACTGGCACCGTGCCGGCAATCTCGCGAACAAAGAGCGGGTGTTCGAGGACATGGAGTCGGTGATCCGCTGGCTCTCGAGCTCGGGGATCTCGCGCCCCGATCGGATCGCGATCACCGGTGGATCGAACGGCGGTCTGCTGATGGGCGCGATGATCACGCGCGCCCCCGACGCGTTCGCCGCGGCCGCGTCGTACGTCGGTCTCTACGACATGGTCCGTTATCACCGCTTTCCGCCGGCCGAGCTGTGGATCAGCGAGTACGGCTCGAGCGACGACGCGACGCAGCTGCAGTGGCTGATGGGGTACTCCCCGTATCACCGCGTGCAGGAAGGCGCGCGACTGCCCGCGATCCTGATCGAGACCGCCGATCACGACACGCGCGTGCACTGGGGCCATTCGACGAAGTTCGCGGCGCGCCTGCAGGAGTCGACCGGCGAGGCCGATCCGCGGGTGTGGTTCTATCGTGAGCAGCTCGTCGGGCACGGCGCGGGCACGCGCCTCTCGGATCTGGTGAGCCGCTACACGCGCCTCTACGCGTTCGTCGAGCACGCGCTCGGGCTCGAGAGCGAGGCGAGCGAGTGA
- a CDS encoding serine hydrolase domain-containing protein — translation MKLGRHCRIPHDLESVTDRDHGREVSPDRVGLSRRDVDAIWAKTEALYRTGTQPAIALCVRKRGEVVIERAIGHLAGNGPDDREDTPKVPIRASSPFCIFSVSKAVTAMVVHLLDDRGLLHIDDPVAEYLPEFGTHGKDRVTIRHVLTHRAGIPSVAGQHNDPELLLDWDRVVALLCDARPTFPPGRRLAYHAVTGGFVLGEIVRRVTGRDLRDVLRDEIAKPLGFRHFSYGVAPERVREVARNEFTGPPVPPGIHLLVQRALGVPFAEAVRISNDARYLTGVVPSGNVVATAYEVATFFDLLRNGGELGGARIFDRRTVRRALIETSYLELDLTLAFPVRYGLGLMLGAPRLSLFGPRTASAFGHLGFINVLGWADPERELSVALLTSGKPFVGPHLVRLVDLVRTITLRGA, via the coding sequence GTGAAGCTGGGGCGGCACTGCCGCATCCCGCACGACCTCGAGAGCGTCACCGACCGCGATCACGGCCGCGAGGTCTCGCCGGATCGCGTGGGGCTCTCGCGCCGCGACGTCGACGCGATCTGGGCCAAGACCGAGGCGCTCTATCGCACCGGCACCCAGCCCGCGATCGCGCTCTGCGTGCGCAAGCGCGGCGAGGTCGTGATCGAGCGCGCGATCGGGCACCTCGCGGGCAACGGTCCCGACGATCGCGAGGACACGCCGAAGGTGCCGATCCGCGCGAGCTCGCCGTTCTGCATCTTCTCGGTGAGCAAGGCGGTCACCGCGATGGTCGTGCACCTGCTCGACGATCGCGGCCTCTTGCACATCGACGATCCGGTCGCGGAGTACCTGCCGGAGTTCGGCACGCACGGGAAGGATCGCGTCACGATCCGTCACGTGCTCACGCATCGCGCGGGCATTCCTTCGGTCGCCGGGCAGCACAACGATCCCGAGCTGCTGCTCGACTGGGATCGCGTGGTCGCGCTCCTGTGCGACGCGCGTCCGACGTTCCCGCCCGGGCGTCGCCTCGCGTACCACGCGGTGACCGGCGGCTTCGTGCTCGGTGAGATCGTGCGGCGCGTGACCGGGCGCGATCTGCGCGACGTGCTGCGCGACGAGATCGCGAAGCCGCTGGGCTTCCGGCACTTCTCGTACGGCGTCGCGCCGGAGCGCGTGCGCGAGGTCGCGCGCAACGAGTTCACGGGCCCGCCGGTGCCGCCCGGGATCCACCTCCTCGTGCAGCGCGCGCTCGGCGTGCCCTTCGCCGAGGCGGTGCGGATCTCGAACGACGCGCGTTATCTCACGGGCGTCGTGCCGTCGGGCAACGTGGTCGCGACGGCGTACGAGGTCGCGACGTTCTTCGATCTGCTGCGCAACGGCGGCGAGCTCGGTGGCGCGCGCATCTTCGATCGCCGCACGGTGCGTCGGGCGCTGATCGAGACGAGCTACCTCGAGCTGGATCTCACGCTCGCGTTCCCGGTGCGATACGGGCTCGGGCTGATGCTCGGCGCGCCGCGGCTCAGCTTGTTCGGGCCGCGCACCGCGAGCGCGTTCGGCCACCTCGGCTTCATCAACGTGCTCGGGTGGGCCGATCCCGAGCGGGAGCTCTCGGTCGCGCTGCTGACGTCGGGCAAGCCCTTCGTCGGGCCGCACCTGGTGCGCTTGGTGGACCTGGTGCGCACCATCACGCTGCGGGGTGCCTGA
- a CDS encoding GGDEF domain-containing protein: MAREDDETGEVTIIGQRALVSEATLQRDRAYLVVIAGANVGEMYPVGGGLVIGRGADADIRVMDDEISRRHARIAVLGKDILVEDLGSKNGTFLNGTAVRRKALSDGDKIQIGATTVLRFSVHDRLEESFQRHMYESALRDPLTRAYNRKYLLDRLQSELAYAQRHAAPLSLLLFDVDHFKRVNDTHGHPAGDAVLVGLARHVLRIIRTEDVFSRYGGEEFGILSRGIPLDGATRFAERLRTAIEGYPIVHEGVRIKVTVSVGVTAVPEAKVEQPNELVVLADRALYEAKHKGRNRVCVAT; encoded by the coding sequence GTGGCTCGAGAGGACGACGAGACCGGCGAGGTGACGATCATCGGGCAGCGCGCGCTCGTCAGCGAGGCGACGTTGCAGCGCGACCGCGCGTACCTCGTGGTCATCGCCGGCGCGAACGTCGGCGAGATGTACCCGGTGGGCGGCGGTCTGGTGATCGGTCGCGGGGCCGACGCGGACATCCGCGTGATGGACGACGAGATCTCGCGACGCCACGCGCGCATCGCGGTGCTCGGCAAGGACATCCTCGTCGAGGATCTCGGGTCGAAGAACGGCACGTTCCTCAACGGCACGGCGGTGCGCCGCAAGGCGCTGAGCGACGGCGACAAGATCCAGATCGGCGCGACGACCGTGCTGCGCTTCTCGGTGCACGATCGCCTCGAGGAGAGCTTCCAGCGGCACATGTACGAGTCCGCGCTGCGGGATCCGCTGACGCGCGCGTACAACCGCAAGTACCTGCTCGATCGGCTGCAGAGCGAGCTCGCCTACGCGCAGCGACACGCGGCGCCGCTCTCGCTGCTGCTCTTCGACGTCGATCACTTCAAGCGGGTCAACGACACCCACGGGCATCCCGCGGGCGACGCGGTGCTCGTGGGGCTCGCGCGGCACGTGCTCCGGATCATCCGCACCGAGGACGTGTTCTCGCGCTACGGCGGCGAGGAGTTCGGCATCCTCTCGCGCGGCATCCCACTCGATGGTGCGACGCGCTTCGCGGAGCGATTGCGCACGGCGATCGAGGGCTACCCGATCGTGCACGAGGGCGTGCGCATCAAGGTCACGGTCAGCGTCGGGGTGACCGCGGTGCCGGAGGCGAAGGTCGAGCAGCCGAACGAGCTCGTCGTGCTCGCCGATCGCGCGCTCTACGAGGCGAAGCACAAGGGCCGCAACCGGGTCTGCGTCGCGACCTGA